The proteins below are encoded in one region of Methanomassiliicoccales archaeon:
- the purB gene encoding adenylosuccinate lyase: MLICPLDFRYGRKEMKTIFSEDQRIDLQLKVEAALARAHAKVGNVPRSAAREITSRASISIVTRERVYEIENETKHDVMAVVKALSEKCGEAGNYVHLGATSNDIIDTTTALQLKAGLDIIEENLRSLLSTLIKVAEEHRDTMCMGRTHGQNAIPTTYGFKVAGYASEVMRHIERLRECRKRVCVGKLSGAIGTAAALGPKARDVQAIMMKDLGLGYEEAATQVVCRDRYTEMVCLMANISTSCERYATEVRNLQRSEIAEVAESFDSKKQVGSSTMAHKRNPITSENVCGLSRIVRGFVTPTFENMVLWHERDLSNSSAERFIIPHVMILTDDVLAKMETVFCGLTINKDNMLRNINAAKGLIMAEPVMMALTSKGIGRQDAHEIVRSRSMIAEDKGWDLQKALLQDPLVKKHFTKVELAAIMDPVNYLGFAPQMTDDVMTKAKKLLG; the protein is encoded by the coding sequence ATGTTGATCTGTCCTTTAGATTTCCGATATGGCCGTAAGGAGATGAAGACGATATTCTCCGAGGACCAAAGGATCGACCTTCAGCTCAAGGTCGAAGCGGCTTTGGCCAGAGCGCACGCCAAGGTGGGGAACGTTCCCCGTTCCGCTGCCAGGGAGATCACATCTCGGGCCTCAATATCCATCGTCACCCGGGAGAGGGTGTACGAGATCGAGAACGAGACCAAGCACGATGTCATGGCCGTTGTCAAGGCGTTATCCGAGAAGTGTGGCGAGGCTGGAAATTACGTTCATCTGGGGGCGACATCCAATGATATCATCGATACTACGACCGCCCTGCAGCTGAAAGCAGGTTTGGACATAATCGAGGAGAACCTTCGGTCACTTCTCTCGACCCTTATCAAGGTAGCAGAGGAGCACCGCGACACCATGTGCATGGGACGAACTCACGGTCAGAACGCCATTCCTACCACCTATGGGTTCAAGGTGGCCGGTTACGCCTCCGAGGTCATGAGGCATATCGAGCGTCTTCGAGAATGTCGCAAGAGGGTATGCGTTGGCAAACTTTCTGGAGCGATAGGTACCGCGGCCGCATTGGGTCCGAAGGCTCGTGATGTGCAAGCGATCATGATGAAGGACCTCGGGCTGGGGTATGAGGAAGCGGCCACCCAGGTGGTCTGCCGGGACCGTTACACGGAAATGGTCTGCTTGATGGCTAACATAAGCACTTCGTGCGAAAGATATGCGACGGAGGTGCGTAACCTGCAGCGCTCGGAGATCGCCGAGGTCGCCGAATCCTTCGACTCCAAGAAACAGGTGGGAAGTTCCACCATGGCTCACAAACGCAACCCCATAACATCGGAGAACGTCTGCGGGCTCAGCCGCATAGTGCGCGGTTTCGTCACCCCCACGTTCGAGAACATGGTGCTATGGCACGAGAGGGACCTTAGCAATTCCTCCGCTGAGAGGTTCATCATCCCTCATGTCATGATCCTCACGGACGACGTATTGGCGAAGATGGAGACGGTTTTCTGCGGGCTCACAATAAACAAGGATAACATGCTGAGGAACATCAACGCCGCCAAGGGCTTGATAATGGCCGAACCGGTGATGATGGCGTTGACGTCCAAAGGCATCGGCCGGCAGGACGCCCATGAGATCGTACGCTCCCGAAGCATGATCGCCGAGGACAAGGGCTGGGACCTTCAGAAGGCATTACTGCAGGACCCGCTGGTCAAGAAGCACTTCACCAAGGTGGAGCTGGCAGCGATCATGGACCCGGTCAACTACCTGGGGTTCGCGCCTCAGATGACCGATGATGTGATGACCAAGGCCAAGAAGTTACTAGGTTGA